The Neodiprion lecontei isolate iyNeoLeco1 chromosome 6, iyNeoLeco1.1, whole genome shotgun sequence sequence TTCAGTAAGTCCGTATTCCCGCCCTGGTAGAACAAAACAAATTGTCATCGTTACATAGCCAAGGAAATCAAGTATTTCAGATACATGACAACTAAACGCAACGCGactgtaattaaattttccacTTTGACGGCGATCTGACGTACTTGACGCGATCTCCCTACTATTTTGTTGCGGTGTTTCACGGTACATGACATACGTTAGCCGCGAATGTATGCACGCGCCCTTACATACTCGGGACGATGTAATACGTCTTCGTCGGGTATATAATGGTAAGAATGAAAGAGCACAAAGAAAGGGGGGATTTTTCACCGAGTTATTCCCCGGTCAGATCCAAGGGACAGTGTCGATTTAGTTTTGGTTGAGCTTCCGCGTGCGTCAGCTTCGGACGCCTATATAAATAATGCGCGTCCGGCTGGTGGAAGCCCGTTGTTTAAGAAGCGTGAGATCGGAACGTCGCAGGCAATCGTGTTCAGTCGCAGATTGGACCGCGAACCCTGCGGGTGTCGTATTTTCGCCGTTTTTCCGTGTATCCACGCTGCACTTGACGTTGCTTCGGTCCTCGGCGATGAATATTGTTTTATTGCCAGTGTTGTATCGCAGTAATCCAGTGTAGTGCCGCATACGACGTGGTCGTCTCCTCGCCGCatcttcaataataatcgcTTCGCGTTTGGACTGCTTTTCGTTTAGCATTCTGATTGTTTTTCACCGATATCCGTCGGATACAATCGTTAACAATCGCCCAGCTCGACGTCCGAGAGACAAGAAACCTCTCAGGAACAATGGGGGAATTGTTAAATCTGAATCTTGGGCTTTGCCTCGTTCTTGGATTCGTCGCATACGTCCAAGCATATCCGATCTACGAAGATCGTGATCTATACGGTGAGCCACCGATCTCTTCTATGCACTTCGATGCAAGCGGATTTTATACCACTCCGTATAAAAACCTCCGTTTGCAATAGCATTCAACGGTACTGCACGTATTGCACAATATTAttaagagagcgagagaacaaCGGTAGATGGAGAGAACCTGTATAGgcaagaaataattttttcccgtGTCTAACTGCCAAACTTGCTCGAGGCTACCCAAAGTAACTTACCGATACATACCAATGTTTTTAACGACCGTTTTGAATAAACAGGTTCCTATCGGGCAACAGCGTTTTGTGTGCAAATTTATGTTTCACgacttatttttcttttcatttcaaggCTGATTTCAGGTATGTCTTGCCCGAAAGTTCGGTCCATGCAAGCAATAATGCAGAGAAATGAGAGGTTTTCACACAAATCAAACAAAGggaaagaaatttaattcgCTTGTCTACTATTATCAGTAGATAAGTAAATTTGTAGTTTGTCCGTAGTTATGCGTTCGCTTCCGaatgtagaaataaatcgGCATGTAATGCGTACGCATAACGGACAGACTGCTGTTGGCTGTGTGGAATCTTCATCCGTCGTTAATGATAACTTATTATACTATGACTGTAATAGGTGGACGCGTGTCGAGCCAAGCGATAATTGTATGGATTTCATACTTCCAAGTTTTACTATCTTCCTAGATGTGTAATCAgtcttttacaattttacatgTAAAATCAATTCTTCTCTAGAACCCGTCGCGTACATTTTATATGTAGTATCGAATCTTTGGTACATGcaacaaatatttccacagcTGTTGAGTATCGAACCACACGCGTTTTATGTTTTTTGGCCTGATGTCGAGGTCACGGTCAAAGTTCAAAAACCTACTAACGGCGTCAGCGATTGCATACCCACGTACGCATCCATGGTAGTCACGCAGATACGATTTGCGGTTTAACTTAATGGAAACTACGGCGAATAAACGGCGATAGACGGACGTTCATTGCAAAAAGGAACTTGTCACTGTACTTCGCGACGTCACCGTGTGGCTTTCGCGTTATCGCCGACTAATATAAGCGGAGGAATAAAAtgaaggaaaatcgtgaggCTCGTCTTGGGTTTGCGCTTGAGTTATTTGACGTTTAGTTTTCGTCAACGGTACACGTACATTAGCCGATAGTTATCTAGGTTTTCCCAATCTATGCAGTGATATATGTCGAATGCGGCAGCGGTCAAGTATTATCAACGACGTCTTTAACCTCTATTACTTACTTCAAGGGATCTCCGAGTAAACCTGGCATTGCATTGCCAGGTAGGTTTTCGACCAATCTCAACACTTGTAAAACCgaactatacatatacctgaCCAGCTGAACAAATTACTGACTATTTGAGGATTGGTCAATTAACTGTTGTCTCGGGAATCCGACGAGAGAGAGACACGCTTGATATCGATGGATGAAGGAATCTTGCACGTAACACAGCGATTTACTCTACGGAATCGTCATATCCACTTATATTATTGTTGACGTGATGTACAGTCTGTTTTAGTCGTTGCGAGCGATTCCTCGCAGATATAACCTTCGTGGTGTAATTCAAATTTCCCTCGATCCCAGTGCCGTTTCAAATTGTTAAATGTAGTAAACAAGCTTGCgtgtgtataggtatgtagatacatacatacgtaggCGGAAATTTGTTAGACGGAAAAACATTACGATTTTTTGCCTGATATTAGTTGATATTTCGTAATTCTTGCAgtttaaaaatgtattctgatttttttccaagaataataaatgaatgtaCAGGTGGACGTACCCGCTCCGATTActcatatatttttcatccgaCATGCGGAATCAATCGCGCGGATCCGCATTGACACCGTAATAAATTCCAACAAACTACCTACCAGCTACGCGTGTCAACTCCCATTTCCTAGTCACTTGGGGTCCGATTCCGGGTGACCGCAGAAGTGGTACAAAAGTGTTTCTCCGAATACCGGAATTATTTGCAATGCATCGTTACCGAGGTGCAGGGAACTCACCGTTTACCCTTACGGATACTGTAATTCCGGTACTACgcaacgaacgaacgaacgagaATTTCAAGAATTGTTGGAATTGGATTTCGTATGGACgacgtaaaaatattattttcattgcagAGGGTAGTCCGTGTACACTGTCAAATGGCGAAGGGCAAGGAGTTTGCAAGAAGCTGCCAGATTGCCCGACGAAGATGCGGGAACTCCATCGGGGAAAATACGACGATGCCGACCGATGCGGTTTCGAGGAGTTCACTGAGATTGTTTGCTGCATAAATATACCAGGGAAGGTGGGGAACGACGAGAGGAGGCCGCGACCGGCCGATGCTGGTAAATTATACCCACACATTATATTCTATTGTTAttacataaatttcaattcgcaTTTTCCATGAATTCGTCGATAAAAATAACCAGCTTATTGTGAGGGAATTCTCATTCGTACTACCGGACGAAAACAAATGTGGATTGTAGACGTTTCTGCGATCCGTGGTGTTGACGAAATCAACGACGCAGACAGGATCCTTGTACAGATCTTGCAATAGCTGCTTTATCTATGCACTCGACTTGTTCTCGGGGGCATCTATAAATAAGTGTAATGACGAGCTTACGAATTCTCTTGTATAATGGTTACAGTGTGTCGAAGTGCGTAGCCATGAACGCGGATAGCGAACAAGGAATAAAAGTCCAAAAGAAGTCTTATTGACAGTTATCGCAAATCTTTATGAAATCTTTGGGACATACTTATGATAATATCTTTCTGTCTTCACGTAAAGCTATACGCGAGACCATGTCGAGACTTCCGCTGCGCCATATAtctatttgttttttgctATTTCGGAGTcagtttttgctttttttctgCAATCAATTGTTTTCCACGtgtttcttcaaaaattgacaaatCTCTCGTACTGCAAATGGTACAAGTAACATACCGAATCGATTTTGTCACTTCTCAGCgtattgaagaataataattctaTTGCATCATAGCAATGATAATAATCCTTATCGTGTGTTCGCCGTATAACGCCCATGTTTACGAAGCCAGCGGTTTTCGAATAATTGACGACCTCGCATCTGTCTACATATGATAATCTGCACGtgggaaatattttaaatatatgtactTCGATGGCCGCTGAAATAATGGATCGTGTACAGTACTCAACCTTTCATATTGCAAATATATCCGAAATTGAAAGCATTGTGAAAACATGGTTTCAGATCTAATTTATTGTGCTACATACGATCCATTCGAATTATATGTCCTGTAGAGTATAACTATAGCTTATTTACATTCGTTAATCTTTTTCGAAATCCTGTTCTTCGgataaaatttatcacttATGATTCTGATTTTCACCGACCGTATTGTATGCAGTTTGCGAATAATTTGTATacgtaaatattaatttatacgtttgaaaatgttgaaaaattttattcgcgttTTGTAATTTGCGTAACGGCGTggttcaaaaaatgattacacACCAATACGTATATGgtcaaaaatttcatgaccgttatgaaaaaaataacgtataTTGTAGAAATTACTTTTATTGTTAAAACGAGAACGATTATATGATTGTGCATGCCCTTAAAACTTTCCCATGTATTATGCGCAACTGGACTCACTcctcgtgaaaaaaaaactaatgcATCTTTATTTTCTGCATGGATAGCTTGCCAGGAATACAGCAATGAAGTTCTACCAACCGAAGGCTCCGTGAATTTCTATGTATTGAACGGAGAAGACGCGAAATCAAGTGAATTCCCGTTCATGGCAGCGCTTGGTTATGCGGATGGATCGAAGGACAACGACGCCAGCAGTATCAAATACACGTGCGGAGGGACTTTAATATCTCAGCAACATGTCCTCACCGCCGCCCACTGCGTTAGCAATCTGGACGGGCGAGTCCCCGTCGAGGTGGGCTTTTAAGAGTTATCTAAATCGCGTGTAACGcagtcgataaaataaatgtcCACATGAGTACCGAATCATCCACCGAttcacgataaaaaaaaaaaaatcaaattttaatcgGAAAGTAGAAAgtagggggaaaaaaaacttcaatttATACTTGACTCTGAATTCGTGTATACATTTGCTTGTTGTTTTTTCAAGCCGCATATTTATTTGCATTACAGGTAAGGCTCGGAACGACGGATCTGATCACCGCCGAAAGGGATACGCAACGGGTGCCTGTAGCATCTGCGATACCGCATCCTGATTACTTGAGAACCGAGAACTACAACGACATAGCGATATTAAAGCTAAGGGAACCAGTACGGCTGTCGAATTCGGTACAGCCGGCGTGTCTGCTTTCAAAATCCTTGAACGTTTTGGAGAGAACGAGGAATGCGACTCTGGTTGTCGCCGGTTGGGGAGCGACGGACTTCGACGGTACCGAGACGACGAAACTGAAAAAAGCTGTCGGTCTGAGATTCGTAGAAACGAACGAATGCTCGGATAGCTACAGCAGCAACAACCCGAGGCTTCCCAATGGGCTGGACAATATGATATGCGCGATTGATCCGAACACCACGCGACGAGCGGACGCCTGTTGGGGCGACAGCGGGGGACCGCTTATAGCATCTTCGGGATCCGCGCGGTTTGTTGCCGGAGTTACGGCGTTCGGCCAAGCCTGCGGCGGATCGACGCCCGGCGTTTACACATCGGTTTACGATTACTTGAGCTGGATCGAAGGCCATGTTTGGCCCGACACCGAAGGAACACGATCTAGAAGCAGTAAAATATGGTGAAATCCGACTCGCGGGTACGGTGTGCGGAAATGAAACTATTTGGCAAACTCTTATGGATATCGACACCTCAGATCGAGAGTCACACGCGTGTTTCTGCCCGCCAAATAGTGTTTAAAATGCAGGCGTGTAATACGTAACACTGGATGCCAGAGTTGGAGAAAAATTCGTGCCGCTGTTATCTCACTATCTCGGTACCGTTGGGTCGGTATATTTGATATAATGAAGTGTATTATCGATATACGCATACGTCGGACAATATTGTATCTATACGCAGCTTATACTGTGTCACTTTACTAGCGATAAGGTACCATTACAGTTCACCTCGATTCTGCGGATTTTGCTGCTATAACTTATTTTACTTGTCGCAACCTTCACGCGCAATAGAAACATTTccgagaattgaaaattaaatatgataGCCAAAATagttgaataatatttgacCTATCAAGACTGcaaaaattatcattcaaatgataatttgaaatttgcttGCCCTCATTATAAACAACGTCGCTACTTGACATTTAGATACTTGCGAACCAGAGTAAGATCTAGGATACCCGAAATAACGGTTGATTACCAGTGAATACTACGGGATTCCCAACATCATAAGTAACAACTCAATTTTGAGATATGTCAAATTGCAGTTGATATTACTGCACGTAAATCGAAGATATAGTAtaagtgataattttttagaaCTGCGATGGTGTTTCTATCCTGAGTTTATTGAACTCCATCTCAGACGTGCAGAAATGCACAGTGATATTATTCTAttttgtacatatgtatacatacgatATAGGTGTGTATAGTTTTTGGCGTTGATGTCAAAAAAGGATGTTTGCTTAAACGGACAACAGAATGGTGCTCAATTTTTACGTAATAATAGAATAGCAACGCGGATTGTTAAAACTATATTTTGCTTAACTATTCCCCTACGACCTCTTACAGAGCCGCAGTATTTTATAAACCAAACTAGCACTTTCATGTTATTGAATATGTAGTtgcgtttaattttttacgtcGTTAATAAAAcatgtattaaattttttttcgttcaatgcAGTTTCCATCCGCAATTTACACGGGGTagggaaaataaattgttttgttCACGTTGTTTATacttttttgattaaaaatatatatattttttcaggcaatcattatttcaatttgcaGTCAACGTGAAACTATCATATAAGAAGATCAGAGTACAAAGGATTATACTTGAACGCAAGCTCAAGATGTTCtatctgaaaaagaaaagacgaTAGAGATACACTTATCTAACACTCGAcattaaaaatgtaatattcaCTAGTAATACAGAGTGTTCTGTAATTACGATATAACtattatatatacaaacaCAGCTATAAGTGCGGCCAATTGTCACTCATCAGCCTTCCAGCCTTGCCTTTTGGCTCAgctattcaaataatttagaTTGAAATTTCCTTAGAAGAATTATAGCGttattacaaatatttctTACACATCATAGCTTGATCAGCAAGTTATAAGGATGGTCAAATGGACCGATCACGCGCTGACTTATTACCCAGTGCGGTAAAAGTTTACCTACGaggtgataaataaatattaaacatAGCAATTTAGAACCCGAACTAGAAACATCTTTGCCtgcttttcaaaataattatctcATTTACTAAGAAAAACGATCGTAGAACCTCACtcaaaatcaacaaaaatacAGTATTCTTTCTCTCCAAACAATGCAGTAAACAGTGGCGATCCAATCTTGAGAAATGTGTACGTATCAACTGTCTACTCGATTGTCCGTAAATATAATGTAACTTTGTGAAaccattttcgaaaattgaaaaaatttatgtgacTTTTATTTCTGCCAAGCGAGGTTGCAttgttttaatgaaaatttgattgtttTACCGCGAAAAACATTCGATTTAGTAGAATACTTGTGGTTCTACTCCATCTGCTTGTCACAGTTTGCTACATATTTTCGTAAACATGTTGACGGTTAATTATACTTGTAACTTTCTTAAACACAcggtaaaaatgataatgtaCTTGATTTATTGCGGACTATTCTGAGATCCAATGAGTGGGAATATTTGAGTGATTTGGCCAATGCCTTTCGT is a genomic window containing:
- the LOC107225288 gene encoding serine protease persephone isoform X2, whose product is MTYVSRECMHAPLHTRDDVIRLRRVYNEGSPCTLSNGEGQGVCKKLPDCPTKMRELHRGKYDDADRCGFEEFTEIVCCINIPGKVGNDERRPRPADAACQEYSNEVLPTEGSVNFYVLNGEDAKSSEFPFMAALGYADGSKDNDASSIKYTCGGTLISQQHVLTAAHCVSNLDGRVPVEVRLGTTDLITAERDTQRVPVASAIPHPDYLRTENYNDIAILKLREPVRLSNSVQPACLLSKSLNVLERTRNATLVVAGWGATDFDGTETTKLKKAVGLRFVETNECSDSYSSNNPRLPNGLDNMICAIDPNTTRRADACWGDSGGPLIASSGSARFVAGVTAFGQACGGSTPGVYTSVYDYLSWIEGHVWPDTEGTRSRSSKIW
- the LOC107225288 gene encoding serine protease persephone isoform X1; amino-acid sequence: MGELLNLNLGLCLVLGFVAYVQAYPIYEDRDLYEGSPCTLSNGEGQGVCKKLPDCPTKMRELHRGKYDDADRCGFEEFTEIVCCINIPGKVGNDERRPRPADAACQEYSNEVLPTEGSVNFYVLNGEDAKSSEFPFMAALGYADGSKDNDASSIKYTCGGTLISQQHVLTAAHCVSNLDGRVPVEVRLGTTDLITAERDTQRVPVASAIPHPDYLRTENYNDIAILKLREPVRLSNSVQPACLLSKSLNVLERTRNATLVVAGWGATDFDGTETTKLKKAVGLRFVETNECSDSYSSNNPRLPNGLDNMICAIDPNTTRRADACWGDSGGPLIASSGSARFVAGVTAFGQACGGSTPGVYTSVYDYLSWIEGHVWPDTEGTRSRSSKIW
- the LOC107225288 gene encoding serine protease persephone isoform X3, which encodes MRELHRGKYDDADRCGFEEFTEIVCCINIPGKVGNDERRPRPADAACQEYSNEVLPTEGSVNFYVLNGEDAKSSEFPFMAALGYADGSKDNDASSIKYTCGGTLISQQHVLTAAHCVSNLDGRVPVEVRLGTTDLITAERDTQRVPVASAIPHPDYLRTENYNDIAILKLREPVRLSNSVQPACLLSKSLNVLERTRNATLVVAGWGATDFDGTETTKLKKAVGLRFVETNECSDSYSSNNPRLPNGLDNMICAIDPNTTRRADACWGDSGGPLIASSGSARFVAGVTAFGQACGGSTPGVYTSVYDYLSWIEGHVWPDTEGTRSRSSKIW